Genomic DNA from Schistocerca americana isolate TAMUIC-IGC-003095 chromosome 6, iqSchAmer2.1, whole genome shotgun sequence:
gAAATGAgacacatctgaccaggcaacatgtttccagtcatcaacagtccaatgtcttgtGTTGATGAGCTCTGgcaagatgtaaagctttgtgtcgtgcggtcatcaagggtacacgagtaggtcttcggatccaaaagcccatatcaatgatgtttcgttgaatggtttgcacactgacacttgttggtagcccagcattgaaatctgcagaaatttgcggaaggattgcacttctgtcacattgaacgattctctacagtcatcattggtgccattcttgcaggatctttatcagcCGCAGCGATTtcagagatttgatgtcttactggattcctgatattcacggtacactctgaaatggtcgtacaggaaaaccccttttcatcgctacctcggagatgctgtgtgccatcacaAGTGGgcttgttcaaactcacttaaatcttgataacctgccattgtagcagcagtaaccgatctaacaactatgccagacacttgttctcttatataggcgttgccgaccgcagcaccatattctgactatttccatatctgtgtatttgaatacacatgtctgtaccaatttctttggcacttcaatgcaagttttataggcacagaaaaaaGATATATCCAGAGACTGAATTTGTACAGTGGCTCCAGGTGCTATGGATTGCAATGTCAAACACTTTTCAGGCTGTATACTTCCCACTAAATGAGAATGATTTTTATATGGAGACCacaaatcaagcaaaagcaagttattttgaccagctgttggccaaaagcagtgatcaGGCCAcagctgtagttctcttatgcccattttcccactcttgcttgctgtgacacaAATATTCCCCACCGCCCTTGCATGATCACATGCACGAGACAGAATTGTGAGGGGCAAGACACCTCCAACTCCTCGCAGCACAATAACTAACTTTGCAGCCAATTTactatccagattaacagtcacataattgtatatgaatgttttaaggcattgatgttagttgatcctaatacaactctcttggtacctctaatttccagtgttcctttcatatgcattttctcttcaaactggtcggagttgaaaacaagttCCTTACGGATgctgggataagtttgtttacctcatTTACATATTTTCacgtttgctgtgcatcatcaagttgatgctttgtctgaaatttcgttatcttgcaTCTTCCAATTCTACAGCACTATTTGATATTATGCTACCATCCTCTGCTTCCCTTGAAGTCATCATAATGTATGCCATGTGCAATTTgatgcacatcctgtaaactgtatcCAGCATCCTTGAAAGGCGTaagcaccagtttttgtaacaagtgcaccttgtcctccATTGAATacctgtagtttttcttatgcacatggtcatattgctgcgggcttattcaaaatctgttcctAACTTTTTTCTTCCCTATGCTGCAgatgttcttccatgtatataattatgtttagtatctgTTCCTTGGACAATGATTGTCCTTTCCTTCATTTCACTGGAGAAAGGATTTATGGCTgcctgtctgacaaggatgatgaactacatgggtcaacacctgtttcaatataactttcacttgttaagcacatatcatatcatcatcatgctactcctcatgtacattgaccGCACTGTTGAGTGTgtatgacaccacacattccactgacccatcttgcagaaaccctaatatttcatctgtcattTCTTTCCCACCctgcaaaattccttgggttcctttctgatgaaatgtcaacttcagcacctgttgttgtagatataatgcagtgTTTGCTTTGTATTAACAACACTAGCACTTTATGAATTACTTATCAACCAAGCAGGTCAACTATGTTCTGTTGCCTCATGCTGTGCTCGCCTTCAGATACCTCCAGTTCTGCATTCTTttcccattagcagccaatattgtggttgcaaaATAGACAATATGAAGGGTGTCGAATGCTATACGGACACAGAGAAGTATATTTAATGCATAAATCGACATATTATAAAGAGAACCTTCATTCAAGAAGAAAACATCCCTCACTTAACTGTTTATATAGTAAAATCCTATTGCCTAGGTAAACTGTTTGGGAAATGGACACTTTTTGCAGATCAATATAGTGCTGTATTTGTTTCTTGCCTGATCTTCAAGATTCTTCTCAAAGTGTTTACTTAACATCTTGTACTCTTCTTAATATTTTCTTCTGTCTACTGCGAAAATTGGTTACAGTTGACTAACAATCTTTCACTTATTACTGAAGCACAATTCCTTTTACTGCTGACTTCATGAAATAGGATCTTGTAAGTGGAGTGCCTTAATAGATAGAAAGATTGTGTTATTGCCAAACCCCAAATTGTGTGACATTATTCTAAAACTAACAGGTATAATGGAGTAGTTGCAATACTTATTAAATGTAACACTGAACTTACTATTTTACCTACCCTcaaaaaacaatatcaaaatagTTGTCATAAAAGTTATGGAAGTAAATGTTATAAGTGACACTTTTTATTGCTGGCTGTGGGCTTGCTTCAAGCAATTCATGAACAAACTTGAGTTTCTCTTGCTTAAAATAAGAAATTTGTGACATAGTGGGGATCTGAACATTTCTCTCACTAAAGGTGCAAATTTCATGAAAGCATTTATCTATGTAATAAAGTGAGTACCCTGACTAAAATAATAACCAATTCATGGACCAGATTATTGTAAATGGGGCTACAAAAAACATATCATTGAAATCACATGTTTAAGGACACACTGACCATCTTACACAAGTATACTACACATCTGTTTCGATGTGTATATAGTGAGCTTCACCATAACAAAAACCACTCATAGGTTTTTCAGTGATATTATTAACTTAtgcaaagaaaattgtgaagtattTATGAAAAAATTATGTAGAGACTGACGTGTTACAGTGCTAATGGCATCCCTGTTGCATGGATGGAATCTCACGTCCATAACAGAAAGCAGAGGATCTCATTAACACACTGTATCTCAGGCACAAAAATAACTTCAGATTGGAGGAACATAACATGTGGAGTGCCACATGGATCAGTACTGGGCCCATTCTTTTTTCTAATCTTTATAAATGATCTTCCAATGATTTTAAGAGAAATTCAAAAGCTGTAAGGTTTGCTGAGGACACAATCATCCTAATCGAGGGTACAAATAAATCTTATCAGACACAGCTCAGGTGACAACTGAACAGGCCTACAAGTGGTTCACAGCTAACAGTTTAAATCTTAACCTCACAAAACCTCATATAATGCAGTTTGAAACAAACAATAATGATCTTTTAACTTCAGAAATAGAAATTAATGGTCACACACTCACTCAATAAAGCACAATGTgtgaaatttcttgggattcatctGTATAACAAATTACAATGGGGTCAACACATGGATAAATTAATCAAAAATCTCAATTCAGCATTTTATGCTCCtatctgttttgtatattttcagttCCTGTTGTTCTATGGATTTGTCTTGTGGGGCAGTGcacataaagtaaataaaatgtttgttcAGCAGAAAGGAgcaataagaatattgtgtaaagtagataaGAAACATACTGCAGAAGCCTATTTAAGGATCCTAAAATTCTTGCATTCACTCTCCAGTACATTTATTCCTTGATGGTTTCTGTCATTGACAGTAACAGTCAATTTCAACTGAACTGTGCTCTACACTGTCACAAAAATAATCTTCACGTAGACTTAGCCTCTTTGTTCACAGTTAAGAATGGAGTTATGTGCTCTGTTGGTAAGATAATTAATAATCCCcactaatttaaaagaaaattaaaagcgaATCTCATTAACCACTTTTTCCACAGATCATCTGAATATTGAGACTGAAaggtttattttctttccttttttttgttatAAAGACGTATGAAAGGTAATAATGTACTATAGATAGGACTCATCAATTATAGATGCAAaaacattttcttcaaaaaaattatttgtaaacatgTAGGTCTAAATATTACACTACTAATAACAGATTAACAGCAGCTATAAAACTAAAACTGAAGAGGCACAGTTTTTTTCAAAGTAGCAGCTTCCTTCAAAATTAACTCAATTAAATTTTGATGTTGTAAGTGTGACTATCATTAAGCAATATAGTGacagtttattgttaatacagtacacagattgaatTTGTATGATGTCTACATCTTATGTTACGTATACTTTGACTCAGTTCACAACCCTGAAGATTCTCCTTCTTGATGCGATCTGtggaacatgatgaatgaatgaacgAACTAACTTCAAAATGATGTTCCcttgaaaactgtaactataaCAAGTAAAAATGTCTGTAAAATACCTCCAGCCACAAAAAAAAAGACTTCCACTCAAAATGTTGAAACAAACCAGTGCTTAACCAGGGTTACATGTTTACTTTAAACCATGTATGATATAAAATGTTAAGGCTTGCGAAAGAATACACTACAGCAATTACGTAAATAGATTAGCATatatgatttgattttttattggtccatttTTATCATATCAGTACAAGAGATATTGGAGAGGTCAAAACGAGGACACAGTTATATTTAGCATCAACTAAAAAGAAATGAAAGTAAGTAGTAACCATTCTTATAATCTAAGTTTATCAGTAACTGCATATTCAGAAAATGATACCATATTGAATCAGTTCAGTATGCACCAGTAACAATTCAGCAGTGGCAAACCTATTAACAATTTCTTTAGTGGCACTGCAGAAAATATGATAAAATAAAACCTGCATCTACCAAATATAAAGTTAAATCATGTTCCAAGAAAATTTTCATTTGCACTGTCACCGGAGATGCAGTTGAGAAACCAATGAGATAACTAAACGAAACTCATATTTAGCTGGTACTTATGGAATTCCTACAATAATTGAAGAAGTGTAATCCCTTTAATAAGGTTATGCAGTTCTTCTCTATGAGTGGGCACTTTTCCGAATTGCAACATTAACTCATTTTCAAAGCTGCAGGACAGAACATGACAACATAGgaaattttttctgtttgatatCTTAAGTGTTATATTAGGCCAAAGATTACAATTGACATTAAATTCAGGTAGTTATTTAAGGAATTCCTTAAGAATAGTCAGTGCATAATTGCAAagtatgacatgttcaatatctgTAACATTCAGTGCTAATATTGGTAGAAAGACCAACAGATAAATAAATACAAGTAATAATATAAAATACTGTGCACTGAGTTTGCTGCATCAGAGCTGTATACCCAGTTCTTAGTCCTCAAAGTAATGTTCTAAAGGACTTAAGGAGAAAAACTTTATTATGCATGCTGTTCCAGAACTGTCTGATGCTAATTAATGCTAATCTAGGCTGGTATGACAAAATTCAAAAAGCATATGTAGTTCAGCATGTACTCTTCTGTCTACATAAACAACAATACAATAACAATATCACTCTCATTATTGAAAAGACATGCTTAACCATTGTCTATTGGAAGTGCAAGAAAAGCCCCATTActgaaactaataaatatttaGCAAAGTTGTTGGCTGTAATTACAGTGCTTGCAGACTATCATCGTCTCTCTCCTGCACTGCCCCCCACTCCCCACTCCACCTGCTCTGTCTCCGAAGTACTGGAATAGCTCTCTCTTAAACAGTAGCCAGTGAAGCAAAACTGTGTGGCTTCACCACTAAACTTTCACTCTCCTTGCCCAGATTTCACTTTTCTTTCCTGATGTTCAGCTCCAGATTTTCAGTAGTCATCATTTGTTGGAAGCTTTTTGCACCAAGAGTGAACTCTCTCCTCTTGTTTTATCAGGCAACAGTTTTTGCATGAGAAGCGTACCATTCTGTGCTTGGCTTCAGATTTTCATGGCTATATAAGAGGCAGAATAGCATCTCCTGTCATGCATTCCAAGAGGGAGATCACAACAGACAACATCATGAACCACTTGGTGAGTTTGTGTCAGCACAAGACTAACTCTAGTCTTGTTATACTGCTAATAACAAAATTCaataacaactgcttatagcacatttcattttaaaattctGTAAGCAAAATTCAATTGTCAACAGGCAATTCTTTCCTGTGTTGCTGTCTGCGTGTGTGTTGGGCTGGTTTCAGCTGCAAGAGTAGAACTTGTACCTGTGTATGATCAAGTCGTTGATGAATCATCATTTGTTCCTCAAGTTATTCCCAGAAGTGCTTCAGATTTAGAAACAGCTGCAAGTGGTCATGGTGAGTTGTTAAGTAA
This window encodes:
- the LOC124619290 gene encoding uncharacterized protein LOC124619290, yielding MVEACSTPHQESKDHTSGHCKYQVMRTAAKQRHFKRECHTQQQFLHEKRTILCLASDFHGYIRGRIASPVMHSKREITTDNIMNHLAILSCVAVCVCVGLVSAARVELVPVYDQVVDESSFVPQVIPRSASDLETAASGHGHYGRVQIKVYRGPTTHGHHEHFAPHGFWVKQPADDHH